The Desulfuromonas versatilis genome has a segment encoding these proteins:
- a CDS encoding Arm DNA-binding domain-containing protein: MGGAWKQGKSELELPKGVTVRQHKHSASLQIYFSYRGVSCRETLKLEPTKQNIKYAANLRAEVLNRIEKETFKYSDYFPDSKRAKVFGHVVTNVTVGELLIDFIALSEKTKEASTVRGYKGVVKAHLRPLFGDVRVRDLTPQMIRSWISGLQLTGKTVRNILTPLRLVLEQAVNDDIIDKNPLDKVVLTQLLDKKTSQSKFEVDPLSLDEINLLLSKATGQVKNLFQFALFSGLRTSELMALQWGDIDWKKGEVKVQRAVVERMEKTTKTEAGVRSVVLLPPALEALKAQKPYTFLHSDFVFHHPKKGVPWLTDKQIRESAWKPLLKKCGIRYRNPYQTRHTYASFLISQGENLWWIATQMGHVNTEMILKHYGKWVPDSSKKNGYQMVTDWSNLGQNYTHTALKQNDG; the protein is encoded by the coding sequence ATGGGTGGAGCATGGAAACAAGGTAAGTCAGAACTAGAGCTTCCGAAGGGTGTTACTGTTCGCCAGCACAAGCATTCTGCCAGCCTCCAAATTTATTTTTCCTACCGGGGGGTGTCTTGTCGAGAGACGCTGAAGCTTGAGCCAACCAAGCAGAACATCAAGTATGCAGCAAATCTTCGGGCTGAGGTGTTGAACCGCATAGAGAAGGAGACATTTAAATATTCGGACTATTTCCCCGACTCCAAGCGGGCTAAGGTGTTCGGGCATGTCGTTACCAATGTCACTGTAGGCGAACTCCTGATTGACTTTATCGCCTTGTCGGAGAAGACCAAGGAAGCCAGTACAGTGCGGGGTTACAAGGGGGTTGTTAAAGCACATTTACGGCCCCTGTTCGGAGATGTCCGGGTTCGTGACCTGACCCCGCAGATGATCCGTTCATGGATTTCTGGTTTGCAATTAACTGGAAAAACAGTTCGGAATATCCTGACCCCATTAAGGCTGGTGCTGGAGCAGGCCGTCAATGACGACATTATTGATAAAAACCCGTTGGACAAAGTTGTCTTGACCCAGTTGCTAGACAAGAAAACCAGCCAGAGTAAGTTCGAGGTAGACCCGCTGTCACTTGATGAAATCAACCTGCTGCTCAGTAAGGCAACCGGCCAGGTGAAGAACCTTTTTCAGTTTGCCCTGTTTTCCGGACTGCGAACATCGGAGCTGATGGCATTGCAATGGGGAGACATTGATTGGAAGAAGGGGGAGGTGAAGGTGCAGCGTGCTGTTGTGGAACGTATGGAGAAGACAACGAAAACCGAAGCAGGTGTCCGGTCCGTTGTGTTGCTCCCCCCAGCGTTGGAAGCATTGAAGGCGCAGAAACCCTATACATTCCTTCACTCTGACTTTGTTTTTCATCATCCCAAGAAGGGGGTACCGTGGCTGACCGACAAGCAGATAAGGGAGTCGGCATGGAAGCCACTGTTGAAGAAATGTGGTATCCGTTATCGGAACCCATACCAGACCCGGCACACCTATGCGTCGTTCTTAATATCCCAAGGGGAGAACCTTTGGTGGATAGCCACTCAGATGGGTCACGTCAACACGGAGATGATTCTGAAGCACTATGGCAAGTGGGTACCTGATAGCTCCAAGAAGAACGGCTATCAGATGGTTACGGATTGGTCGAATTTGGGTCAAAACTACACGCATACTGCACTTAAGCAAAATGACGGTTGA
- a CDS encoding type II toxin-antitoxin system death-on-curing family toxin produces the protein MEPKFLSLAELLEIHQDQVTRYGGNPGIRDLDLLKSAIGMPAATYGGEFLHTDLFEMAAAYLFHLVKNHPFLDGNKRVGVVAALVFLALNGHDFEAPEDDLAEIVLGVARGERDKAEVAVFLRRWAKRI, from the coding sequence GTGGAACCAAAGTTTCTCAGCCTGGCCGAGCTCCTGGAAATCCATCAGGATCAGGTGACCCGTTACGGCGGCAATCCGGGCATCCGGGATCTCGACCTGCTCAAATCCGCCATCGGCATGCCGGCGGCCACCTATGGCGGGGAGTTTCTGCACACCGATCTCTTTGAAATGGCCGCTGCCTATCTGTTTCACCTGGTAAAGAACCATCCCTTCCTGGACGGCAACAAGCGGGTCGGTGTGGTGGCCGCGCTCGTCTTTCTGGCCCTGAATGGGCACGACTTCGAGGCGCCGGAGGATGATCTGGCCGAAATCGTTCTGGGGGTGGCTCGAGGTGAACGCGACAAGGCCGAGGTGGCGGTCTTTCTCCGCCGCTGGGCGAAAAGGATCTGA
- a CDS encoding helix-turn-helix domain-containing protein — protein MKIDIEILPDGRMDTANTAAYIGYKVHTLAQWRHEKKGPPYIKRGRVYYFKDDVDAWLKEGGKR, from the coding sequence ATGAAAATTGACATCGAAATATTGCCGGACGGACGGATGGACACTGCCAACACGGCGGCCTACATCGGATATAAAGTCCACACCCTTGCGCAGTGGAGACATGAGAAGAAAGGTCCCCCCTACATCAAGCGTGGGCGTGTTTATTATTTCAAAGATGACGTTGATGCTTGGTTAAAAGAAGGTGGAAAACGCTAG
- a CDS encoding AbrB/MazE/SpoVT family DNA-binding domain-containing protein, translating to MIKTLTKHGNSLALVIEKPVLELLGADADTPFEVSTDGQVLILSPVRDADRRDAFKAALEKVNARYPKALKKLAE from the coding sequence ATGATCAAGACGCTGACCAAACATGGGAACAGCCTGGCGCTGGTGATCGAGAAACCCGTCCTGGAGCTCTTGGGCGCTGACGCCGATACACCCTTTGAGGTGTCCACCGACGGGCAGGTCCTCATTCTTTCTCCGGTGCGGGATGCCGACCGCCGCGATGCCTTCAAAGCCGCCCTCGAGAAGGTGAACGCCCGCTATCCCAAGGCCCTGAAGAAACTGGCGGAATAG
- a CDS encoding class I SAM-dependent DNA methyltransferase — MTTTHDIVQKLWNLCNVLRDDGITYHEYVTELTYLLFLKMAKETGTESQIPAGYRWDDLASKDGVDQLNFYRKLQVYLGTEASGRVQVIFANASTALRQPKNLKKLVESIDALDWYSARQEGLGDLYEGLLEKNANEKKSGAGQYFTPRALIECMVRLIKPQPKELVQDPAAGTGGFLIMADRYVKELTDDLFDLPEAVQTFQRKEAFYGMELVPDTHRLALMNAMLHGIEGDLLLGDTLSPDGTTLPKADVILTNPPFGTKQGGGIPTRDDFTFPTSNKQLAFLQHIYRGLKPGGRAAVVLPDNVLFEGNVGRQIRADLMDKCNLHTILRLPTGIFYAQGVKTNVLFFTRGKTDKGNTKEVWVYDLRTNMPQFGKRTLLTHKHFEEFEAAYGEDPKGAAESLTQRVDTGEKGRFRKYSREWVAERGDSLDIIWLKDESNGGTEDLPDPEELAQEALGELEAAMNELHGILEELGAEVEA, encoded by the coding sequence ATGACCACCACCCACGACATCGTGCAAAAGCTCTGGAACCTCTGCAACGTCCTGCGGGACGATGGCATTACCTATCACGAGTATGTCACCGAACTGACCTACCTATTGTTTCTGAAGATGGCCAAGGAGACCGGCACCGAATCCCAGATTCCTGCCGGGTACCGCTGGGACGATCTGGCCAGTAAGGATGGCGTTGATCAGCTGAACTTTTACCGCAAGTTGCAGGTTTACCTTGGCACCGAAGCCAGCGGACGGGTGCAAGTCATCTTTGCCAACGCCTCCACCGCCCTGCGCCAGCCGAAGAACCTCAAGAAGTTGGTGGAAAGCATCGACGCCCTCGACTGGTACAGCGCCCGCCAGGAAGGGCTGGGCGACCTTTACGAAGGGCTGCTGGAGAAGAACGCCAACGAGAAGAAGAGCGGAGCGGGCCAATATTTCACACCCCGTGCCCTGATCGAATGTATGGTCAGGCTGATCAAGCCCCAGCCCAAGGAGCTGGTGCAAGACCCGGCAGCCGGGACCGGGGGTTTTCTGATCATGGCCGACCGCTACGTCAAGGAGCTGACCGACGATCTGTTTGACCTGCCCGAAGCAGTCCAGACCTTTCAGCGCAAGGAAGCCTTCTACGGCATGGAGCTGGTCCCCGATACCCACCGGCTAGCCCTGATGAACGCCATGCTGCACGGCATCGAAGGGGACCTGCTGCTGGGGGATACCCTCTCCCCCGATGGCACCACCCTGCCCAAGGCCGATGTCATCCTGACCAACCCGCCCTTTGGCACCAAGCAGGGAGGCGGCATTCCCACTCGTGACGATTTCACCTTCCCCACCAGCAACAAGCAGCTGGCCTTCTTGCAACACATTTACCGGGGGCTCAAGCCCGGTGGCCGAGCCGCCGTAGTGCTGCCCGACAACGTGCTGTTTGAAGGAAATGTCGGCAGGCAGATTCGGGCCGACTTGATGGACAAGTGCAACCTGCACACGATCCTGAGACTCCCCACCGGGATTTTCTACGCCCAGGGGGTCAAGACCAACGTGCTGTTCTTCACCCGTGGCAAGACCGACAAGGGCAACACCAAGGAAGTCTGGGTCTACGACCTGCGGACCAATATGCCGCAGTTCGGCAAGCGTACCCTGCTGACCCACAAGCACTTCGAGGAGTTTGAAGCGGCGTACGGTGAAGACCCCAAGGGGGCCGCCGAAAGTCTGACCCAGCGGGTCGATACCGGAGAAAAAGGACGCTTCCGCAAATACAGCCGGGAGTGGGTTGCCGAGAGGGGCGACAGCCTGGACATTATCTGGCTCAAGGATGAAAGCAACGGCGGCACTGAAGACCTGCCCGACCCCGAAGAGCTGGCCCAGGAAGCTCTTGGGGAGCTGGAGGCGGCTATGAACGAGTTACACGGGATTCTTGAGGAACTGGGAGCGGAGGTTGAGGCGTGA
- a CDS encoding phBC6A51 family helix-turn-helix protein, whose protein sequence is MNKLTSKQIKALPLMAQGMSGVDVAKEVSVTPQTVSGWKNDPEFMANLNSIRMEFLESARCQLQQSPTRAVQTLIDLMENSENEEIRRKAALDVLRLTGFEPGKHGCYAWGVGPTDVESMTHQINGTMDIHNMLKGLL, encoded by the coding sequence ATGAATAAACTGACCAGTAAACAGATCAAAGCCCTCCCCCTAATGGCTCAAGGCATGTCGGGAGTGGATGTTGCCAAAGAGGTTTCCGTTACCCCCCAAACTGTCTCCGGGTGGAAAAATGATCCTGAGTTCATGGCGAACCTCAACAGCATCAGGATGGAGTTTCTGGAGAGTGCGAGATGCCAACTTCAGCAATCCCCCACCAGAGCGGTACAGACATTGATCGATCTGATGGAAAACTCAGAAAATGAGGAAATCAGACGCAAGGCCGCCTTGGATGTTCTCCGGCTCACTGGTTTTGAACCGGGGAAGCATGGGTGCTATGCGTGGGGTGTCGGCCCCACCGATGTAGAATCTATGACCCACCAAATAAACGGCACTATGGATATTCACAATATGCTGAAAGGACTGCTGTAG
- the hsdR gene encoding type I restriction-modification system endonuclease: MTGAETLRGLKSPNFSFLASHDALLVKYAAQAEKYLFEDPNTALIKLRQFAEVLAQQASAYSGLYLSQEDSFIDVLDRLGAKSILTPEVLQLFHGLRKAGNQAVHGHGGSQREALYQLRMARTLAVWFHRSFGKAPNYKPGPFVPPPDPAQAEEALKSELERLRGELTEHRHQTAAQHEAYQKEAEAKIKAAYTELNTALELAEETEDKLQAEKQRFQNHIQYLQTQAAAQTTDQSAEVVKQAQAAAQHLDLNEADTRKIIDAQLRDAGWEVDSQALTFKGGTRPQKGKNLAVAEWPTSSGPADYVLFVGLTPLAVVEAKRKAKDVPASIEQAKRYSRDYVIKADEVLPGGPWREYKIPFLFATNGRPYLKQIRTKSGIWFLDGRLPTNHPRPMQGWYSPAGLVGLLGHDIPTAHDKLKAEAPDYLPLREYQLDAIKAIENGLTKGRTEMLLAMATGTGKTRTCIGLVYRLVKAKRFRRVLFLVDRTALGEQASNAFKDVRLENLQTFTDIYDVKELGDIQPDSDTRLHIATIQGMMKRLLYPSDETKPLPVDQYDCIVVDECHRGYNLDKEMSDAELTFRSEQDYISKYSRVLDYFDSVKVGLTATPALHTTEIFGPPIFEYSYRQAVIDGYLVDHEPPIRIVTKLAQNGMGWKKGDDMELYRVKTGKVDLCRVPDDVKIEVEEFNKKVITENFNRVVCQELVKHIDPDLPGKTMVFCATDSHADMVVDMLKEEFTNLYGGIDDDAVVKITGAADKPLEKIRRYKNEQLPSIAVTVDLLTTGIDVPEIVNLVFIRRVRSRILYEQMLGRATRLCPEIGKERFRIFDAVDLYSAIEDFTTMKPVGSPQISFVQLIAELSQVEDEAAKQEVFDQLVAKLQRRKRSLKGKDLEDLTTLARMQPEELIKHIRKAGIAGTITWFGSHAGVAEILDRQNEGPGASLIISKHDDELVEVGRGYGDAKKPEDYLEGFRTFLRDNMNLIPALKIVTTKPRELTRQQLKELRLALDKAGYSEAKLRVAWHEMTNEDIAASIIGFIRQMALGSPLMSYEERVRLAMKKILASQPWTTPQRKWLERIGKQLLAETIVDHDALDRGEFKAQGGFARLNKVFEGKLDQVLSDLNEALWQDAAS, encoded by the coding sequence ATGACCGGGGCAGAGACACTACGGGGGCTGAAGTCACCGAACTTTTCCTTTCTTGCCAGTCATGACGCCCTGCTGGTCAAATACGCCGCCCAGGCTGAAAAGTACCTCTTCGAAGACCCCAACACCGCCCTGATCAAGCTGCGGCAGTTTGCCGAGGTTCTGGCCCAGCAGGCCAGCGCCTATTCCGGCCTTTACCTCTCCCAGGAAGATAGCTTCATTGATGTGCTCGACCGCTTGGGGGCCAAGTCGATTCTGACCCCTGAAGTCCTGCAACTGTTTCATGGTCTACGCAAGGCGGGCAATCAGGCCGTGCATGGCCATGGAGGGAGCCAGCGGGAAGCCCTCTACCAGCTGCGCATGGCCCGGACCCTGGCGGTCTGGTTTCATCGCTCCTTCGGCAAGGCCCCCAACTATAAGCCGGGTCCCTTTGTCCCTCCCCCTGATCCAGCGCAAGCCGAAGAGGCCTTGAAGTCAGAGCTTGAACGCCTGCGGGGAGAACTGACCGAACACCGCCACCAGACCGCTGCCCAGCATGAGGCCTACCAGAAGGAAGCCGAAGCCAAGATCAAGGCCGCTTACACTGAGCTGAACACCGCCCTGGAACTGGCAGAGGAGACCGAAGATAAGCTGCAAGCCGAGAAGCAACGCTTCCAGAACCATATCCAGTACCTTCAAACCCAGGCTGCTGCCCAGACCACGGACCAGAGCGCCGAAGTGGTCAAGCAGGCCCAGGCCGCTGCCCAGCATCTCGACCTGAACGAAGCCGACACCCGCAAGATCATCGACGCCCAGCTGCGAGATGCCGGGTGGGAGGTGGATAGCCAGGCCCTGACCTTCAAAGGCGGCACCCGCCCCCAGAAGGGGAAGAACCTCGCCGTTGCCGAGTGGCCGACCAGCAGCGGCCCTGCCGACTACGTGCTGTTTGTCGGGCTCACCCCCCTGGCCGTGGTCGAAGCCAAGCGCAAGGCTAAGGATGTTCCGGCCAGTATCGAGCAGGCCAAACGCTACAGCCGGGATTATGTCATCAAGGCCGATGAGGTCCTGCCCGGTGGTCCTTGGAGGGAGTACAAGATTCCCTTCCTGTTCGCCACCAACGGGCGGCCCTATCTCAAGCAGATCAGGACCAAGAGCGGCATCTGGTTTCTCGACGGACGCCTGCCGACCAATCACCCCCGCCCCATGCAGGGCTGGTATTCTCCTGCCGGTCTGGTCGGCCTGCTGGGGCACGACATCCCCACCGCCCACGACAAGCTCAAGGCCGAAGCCCCGGACTACCTCCCCCTGCGGGAATACCAGCTCGACGCCATCAAGGCGATTGAAAACGGGCTGACCAAGGGGCGTACCGAGATGTTGCTGGCCATGGCCACCGGCACCGGCAAGACCCGTACCTGCATCGGGCTGGTTTACCGGCTGGTCAAGGCCAAGCGGTTCCGCCGTGTGCTGTTCCTGGTGGACCGCACCGCTCTAGGGGAGCAGGCCTCCAATGCCTTCAAGGATGTGCGCCTGGAGAACCTGCAAACCTTTACCGACATTTATGACGTGAAGGAACTGGGCGACATCCAGCCCGATTCCGATACCCGCCTGCATATCGCGACCATTCAGGGAATGATGAAACGGCTGCTCTACCCGAGCGACGAGACCAAGCCGCTGCCGGTCGATCAGTACGACTGCATTGTGGTCGATGAGTGTCACCGGGGCTACAACCTCGACAAGGAAATGAGTGACGCCGAACTGACCTTCCGCAGCGAGCAGGACTACATCTCCAAGTATTCACGGGTACTCGACTACTTCGATTCGGTCAAGGTCGGGCTCACCGCTACCCCTGCCCTGCACACCACCGAGATTTTCGGTCCACCGATTTTTGAGTACAGCTACCGGCAGGCAGTCATCGACGGCTATCTGGTCGATCATGAACCCCCCATCCGCATCGTCACCAAGCTGGCCCAGAACGGCATGGGCTGGAAAAAAGGTGACGATATGGAGCTTTACCGGGTGAAGACCGGCAAGGTTGATCTGTGCCGGGTTCCCGATGATGTCAAGATTGAGGTGGAGGAGTTCAATAAGAAGGTCATTACCGAAAATTTCAACCGAGTGGTCTGCCAGGAGTTGGTCAAGCATATCGACCCCGACTTGCCCGGCAAGACTATGGTCTTCTGCGCCACCGACAGTCATGCCGACATGGTGGTGGACATGCTCAAGGAGGAGTTCACCAACCTTTACGGCGGCATTGACGATGACGCCGTGGTCAAGATCACCGGGGCCGCCGACAAGCCCCTGGAGAAAATCCGCCGCTACAAGAACGAACAGCTCCCCAGCATCGCGGTCACAGTCGATCTGCTGACCACCGGCATTGACGTGCCAGAGATCGTCAATCTGGTCTTCATTCGCCGGGTCCGCAGCCGCATCCTTTACGAGCAGATGCTGGGGAGGGCAACCCGTCTCTGTCCCGAAATCGGCAAAGAGCGGTTCCGCATCTTCGACGCGGTTGACCTCTATTCGGCAATTGAAGATTTCACCACCATGAAGCCGGTGGGTTCCCCCCAGATCAGCTTCGTGCAATTAATTGCAGAACTTTCCCAAGTTGAAGACGAGGCCGCCAAGCAGGAAGTTTTCGACCAGCTGGTGGCCAAGCTGCAACGCCGCAAGCGTTCCCTCAAGGGGAAAGACCTCGAAGACTTAACCACACTGGCCCGGATGCAGCCCGAGGAGCTGATCAAGCATATCCGCAAGGCGGGTATTGCAGGCACCATCACGTGGTTTGGCTCCCATGCGGGGGTGGCCGAAATACTCGACCGACAGAACGAAGGGCCGGGGGCTTCGCTGATCATCTCCAAGCACGACGATGAACTGGTGGAGGTGGGCCGAGGCTACGGGGACGCCAAGAAGCCGGAGGACTACCTGGAAGGCTTCCGCACCTTCTTGCGGGACAACATGAATCTGATTCCCGCCCTGAAGATCGTCACCACCAAGCCCCGAGAACTGACCCGGCAGCAGCTGAAGGAGCTGCGGCTGGCCCTCGACAAGGCCGGGTATTCCGAAGCCAAGTTGCGGGTGGCCTGGCATGAAATGACCAATGAGGATATTGCCGCTTCGATCATCGGCTTTATCCGCCAGATGGCCCTTGGTTCGCCGCTGATGTCCTATGAAGAACGGGTCAGGCTGGCCATGAAAAAGATTCTCGCCAGCCAGCCCTGGACCACCCCCCAGCGCAAATGGCTGGAGCGCATCGGCAAGCAGCTGCTGGCCGAAACCATCGTGGACCATGATGCCCTCGACCGGGGGGAATTCAAGGCCCAAGGTGGGTTTGCAAGGCTCAACAAGGTATTTGAAGGCAAATTGGATCAGGTCCTGAGCGACCTGAATGAAGCTCTCTGGCAAGACGCCGCATCCTAG
- a CDS encoding restriction endonuclease subunit S produces the protein MSDVLPDAWELTEIGSLTVPTEQRVPLKGEAFTYVDISSIDRETKRIATPQTLNGDNAPSRARKGIMQGDVLVSMTRPNLNAVAMVPKELDGEIASTGFEVLRAKLVDPRWLFHYVRTPIFVDAMSSKVQGALYPAIKSKDVREFQIPLPPLNEQKRIADKLDTLLMRVTACQERLDRVPLILKKFRQAVLAAATSGALTEDWRGGSEFTVSHKVFSELVADARTGLVRSSKEQSSSGQYDYFKMNNIDNEWGHEKENLVRVNATNSEVDNHRLKNGDLLFNTRNSLELVGKSCVFMNYSNDSVVYNNNILRIRFHKNINPHYINIWLRSPKGSDVLNGIKSATTSVAAIYQKKLMAINIQLPNFDEQKEIANRVEKLFALADRLEARYTTARKQVDKLSSALLAKAFRGELIEQDPNDEAASVLLERIKAEAAKAPPVKRTRGRKKS, from the coding sequence GTGAGTGATGTGCTCCCTGATGCTTGGGAATTAACAGAAATTGGTTCGCTGACTGTACCAACTGAACAAAGGGTCCCCCTCAAGGGGGAGGCCTTCACCTATGTCGATATTTCATCTATTGATCGGGAGACAAAACGAATAGCTACCCCCCAGACTTTGAATGGGGATAATGCGCCTAGCCGGGCAAGAAAAGGCATTATGCAGGGTGATGTCCTAGTCTCAATGACAAGGCCAAATCTAAACGCTGTGGCAATGGTTCCTAAAGAACTTGACGGCGAAATTGCCTCAACTGGCTTTGAAGTCCTCCGAGCAAAATTAGTAGACCCGAGGTGGTTATTTCACTACGTTCGCACCCCGATTTTTGTGGATGCCATGTCTAGTAAAGTTCAAGGGGCATTGTATCCAGCGATCAAGTCAAAGGATGTGCGAGAGTTCCAAATTCCCCTCCCCCCCCTCAACGAACAAAAGCGCATTGCCGACAAGCTCGACACGCTGTTGATGCGGGTCACGGCCTGCCAGGAACGGCTGGACCGTGTGCCGCTGATCCTCAAGAAGTTCCGCCAGGCGGTTCTTGCGGCTGCGACTTCGGGAGCGCTTACTGAGGATTGGCGGGGGGGATCTGAGTTTACAGTTTCACACAAGGTTTTTAGCGAGTTAGTCGCTGATGCTAGGACAGGATTAGTCAGATCATCAAAAGAACAGTCATCAAGTGGTCAGTATGACTATTTTAAGATGAATAACATCGACAATGAATGGGGACATGAAAAGGAAAACTTAGTTCGTGTCAATGCCACAAATTCCGAAGTTGACAATCATCGTTTGAAAAATGGTGATTTGCTCTTCAATACAAGGAATAGTCTGGAACTTGTAGGAAAATCATGTGTTTTTATGAACTACTCAAATGATAGCGTGGTTTATAATAACAACATATTAAGAATTAGATTTCATAAAAACATTAACCCTCATTATATCAATATTTGGCTGCGCAGCCCCAAAGGTAGTGATGTTCTAAATGGCATTAAATCGGCAACAACAAGTGTCGCTGCTATTTACCAAAAAAAATTGATGGCTATCAATATTCAACTGCCAAACTTCGATGAGCAGAAAGAAATAGCAAACCGAGTTGAAAAGCTCTTCGCCCTTGCCGACAGGCTCGAAGCCCGCTACACCACCGCCCGCAAGCAGGTAGACAAGCTCAGCTCGGCCCTGCTGGCCAAGGCCTTCCGTGGGGAGCTGATCGAGCAGGACCCGAATGACGAGGCTGCATCGGTGCTGCTGGAGCGGATCAAGGCCGAAGCCGCCAAGGCACCCCCGGTAAAACGCACCCGAGGCCGGAAGAAGTCTTAA